A genomic window from Candidatus Pelagisphaera phototrophica includes:
- a CDS encoding fibronectin type III domain-containing protein, translating into MRTKKLITTGALTSILVAKAWGSVFFTVDVGSLQDENGIALVDKGMLYLISSGADGSFSLPTEGSITGAGDDSIVAAWDLSAEASTQGEYIVSSGKVAYDETWALGDDLAILWFPNLAVSNQSPAAGEAYGFYRNTSVRGGGDVWELPEDGTLLHSLKFFTEGDNPLVESSDVPALLAAAGLGVGESAGPPTAPATVATNEDNPGTIAFEWEGASVPGGAYRIERKQAGGSDWTVLGTVEAGETSFDDPTVGRGKDYEYRLVAINGFDSVASSEASIQSLQSSLANIATRGVLKSGAEALILGFVIKGTGPIDILATAKGPELANVGITNFALDPTIALFPFGATAPDVENDDWGNTQLTEINDFVGRSFATNFTDQASKDAALAFSPEGTQLFTAIVNDSGNADGVGLVEVFDATGTSRNGVAPNDAQNRLVNVATRGFVGTGDEVLIAGFIVDGQVDSKLLLRGLGPSIAGLTGTVEDPTITLFRTDFTQPGFPQIEVATNDNWEDDATKVDEIIATSGQVGAAVLDSGSKDSIILIDAVPGLYSFVMSGVSDGTGIGLVEVFLAD; encoded by the coding sequence ATGAGAACAAAAAAGTTAATCACAACAGGGGCTTTGACATCGATCCTCGTAGCCAAAGCATGGGGTTCAGTCTTCTTCACAGTAGATGTGGGTAGTTTACAGGACGAGAACGGTATCGCACTGGTGGATAAAGGGATGCTCTACCTAATTTCTAGTGGTGCCGATGGTTCCTTCTCACTTCCGACAGAAGGCTCAATCACCGGTGCGGGAGACGATTCGATCGTCGCAGCATGGGACTTGAGCGCGGAGGCCTCGACCCAGGGCGAGTATATTGTTTCCTCGGGCAAAGTTGCTTATGACGAAACTTGGGCATTGGGTGACGATCTCGCGATCCTTTGGTTTCCAAATCTAGCGGTGAGTAACCAGTCTCCGGCCGCAGGCGAGGCTTACGGATTTTACCGGAACACTTCCGTAAGGGGAGGGGGCGACGTCTGGGAACTTCCAGAAGATGGGACACTCTTGCACAGTCTAAAGTTTTTCACCGAAGGCGATAATCCGCTTGTCGAAAGCAGCGACGTTCCTGCGTTGTTAGCGGCTGCAGGACTTGGAGTCGGCGAATCAGCGGGACCTCCGACTGCTCCAGCAACAGTCGCAACCAACGAGGACAATCCCGGTACAATCGCCTTCGAATGGGAGGGAGCTAGTGTCCCAGGAGGAGCTTATCGAATTGAAAGAAAGCAGGCTGGCGGCTCAGACTGGACAGTATTAGGTACTGTGGAAGCAGGAGAAACAAGTTTCGACGACCCTACAGTAGGTCGAGGGAAGGATTATGAATATCGATTGGTGGCCATCAACGGCTTTGATTCCGTTGCGAGCTCTGAAGCTTCGATACAATCGCTACAATCAAGCCTCGCCAACATCGCCACCCGTGGAGTCCTAAAAAGTGGGGCTGAGGCGCTGATCCTAGGATTTGTGATTAAGGGGACTGGTCCGATCGATATCTTAGCAACGGCGAAAGGTCCGGAGCTTGCGAACGTGGGCATTACCAATTTCGCCCTGGATCCGACAATTGCCCTGTTTCCCTTTGGTGCAACTGCTCCCGATGTGGAGAACGACGATTGGGGAAACACGCAACTTACGGAAATCAATGATTTCGTTGGGAGATCTTTCGCTACCAATTTTACGGACCAAGCATCGAAGGACGCTGCTTTAGCGTTTTCGCCAGAAGGCACGCAGCTGTTCACCGCTATCGTCAACGACAGTGGTAATGCTGATGGCGTAGGCCTCGTGGAAGTTTTCGATGCCACTGGAACGTCGCGTAATGGAGTCGCTCCCAATGATGCACAAAATCGACTCGTCAATGTGGCTACTCGTGGATTTGTGGGTACAGGCGACGAAGTGTTGATTGCTGGGTTTATTGTTGATGGCCAGGTTGATTCCAAGCTATTATTGAGAGGTTTGGGACCGTCGATTGCTGGTTTAACCGGAACGGTTGAGGATCCGACGATAACGTTATTCCGTACTGATTTTACTCAACCTGGCTTTCCCCAAATTGAAGTCGCGACGAATGACAACTGGGAAGATGATGCTACCAAGGTCGATGAGATAATCGCTACATCCGGACAAGTTGGAGCAGCGGTGCTAGATTCCGGTTCTAAAGACTCGATAATTTTGATCGATGCGGTACCCGGTTTATACAGTTTCGTAATGTCGGGTGTCAGTGATGGCACTGGGATTGGGCTAGTCGAAGTCTTCCTCGCGGACTGA
- a CDS encoding TIGR02597 family protein, with product MNYICKGKKFLAFVASVAAAGTVVKAQEVYSQIVGAISINLPAESDVIVSFPFKQSAEFRGVLDSASGAGSLVVNVSADSLTSGAFDAQSGMPTHYLVIESGTQQGVHIDISSNTGSQLTFDGGDATGLANGDQIAVYPHWTLGSAFPLGVANEDDDEPGLRKIEVIVPQATSSAGNMIPEGIFYFSGGAWRQVGAGINAVADNSVLYHGRALVIRNNGTVVKNALFFGEVVDAPIAIPLSESDQYSLNNFVGLNRPLAISLDELGLAGGGVFEETTDPDNPSDKLLVYSLTEAGKNKKPVGTYYYYNGAWREESAGASADKGGDLIQPGMGLAVQKIQVGSNPEDSNWVNEWGLPQ from the coding sequence ATGAATTACATTTGCAAGGGGAAAAAGTTTTTAGCGTTTGTTGCCTCCGTTGCTGCTGCAGGAACAGTCGTCAAAGCTCAGGAGGTTTATTCGCAGATTGTGGGAGCCATCTCTATCAATTTGCCGGCGGAAAGTGATGTTATTGTCTCATTTCCGTTCAAGCAGTCAGCCGAGTTTCGAGGCGTTCTCGATTCAGCCTCAGGGGCTGGGAGTCTGGTTGTGAATGTTTCTGCCGACTCGTTGACAAGTGGGGCGTTTGATGCCCAGTCCGGAATGCCAACCCATTACCTTGTGATTGAGTCAGGCACTCAACAGGGGGTTCACATTGACATCTCGTCCAACACCGGATCTCAACTCACGTTTGACGGTGGCGATGCGACCGGACTCGCAAACGGAGATCAAATCGCCGTTTATCCGCACTGGACCCTAGGATCGGCATTTCCGCTAGGGGTAGCGAATGAGGATGACGATGAACCTGGATTAAGAAAAATCGAGGTAATTGTCCCGCAAGCGACCTCGTCCGCTGGAAACATGATTCCTGAGGGCATTTTCTACTTTTCGGGTGGAGCCTGGCGCCAAGTTGGGGCAGGCATCAACGCGGTAGCTGATAATTCAGTCCTGTACCATGGACGAGCGCTCGTAATACGAAACAATGGTACGGTAGTGAAGAATGCTCTTTTCTTTGGTGAAGTAGTTGACGCTCCCATTGCGATTCCGTTAAGTGAATCTGACCAGTATTCACTAAATAACTTTGTCGGTCTCAACCGGCCGCTAGCTATCAGTCTAGACGAATTAGGACTAGCAGGGGGAGGAGTTTTTGAAGAAACGACGGATCCAGATAACCCGAGCGATAAGTTGCTGGTATACTCCCTGACAGAAGCCGGTAAGAACAAAAAACCCGTTGGGACGTATTACTACTATAACGGAGCCTGGCGTGAAGAAAGTGCTGGCGCTAGCGCAGACAAGGGAGGCGATTTAATTCAACCCGGGATGGGTCTTGCAGTGCAAAAGATCCAAGTGGGCTCTAATCCTGAAGATTCCAACTGGGTAAATGAATGGGGGCTGCCACAATGA
- the secA gene encoding preprotein translocase subunit SecA, translating into MLSSIFKKFAGRSNVKWLKSCQPFVEKINELELSYQSLSEEELKGHTEKFRERFKNGETLEDLIPEAFATVKNAARRLVGSKSLVMGQEIPWEMVHYDVQLIGGMALHQGRIAEMATGEGKTLVSTLPLYLNALSSRNVQLVTVNEYLAQRDSEWMGHLLKYLGLTIGCIKNQMPPDQKREMYGCDITYGTASEFGFDYLRDNGMSHSKEEQVQRDHFFVIIDEVDSILIDEARTPLIISGPAPIQREQPYTKMKAGIHRLVTKQVALCNKLATAAKIELDKDEETVAKEAQAFQEESARIAKENKALGANGEPLLPQPEAADPFADLLLVKLGTPKNKTFLRLMENGEYRREFDKFDTEMHGDLNKDRMYNLKEKLFYVIDEKQRQADLTENGRKELRPDDPDAFMLPDLATRFSELDKDLSLSTEEKDAVKLSEQEKLEVVGEDIHAISQLLRAYSLYEKDVEYVVQDGKVVIVDENTGRIMPGRRWGDGLHQAVEAKENVTIERESRTYATITVQNYFRLYDKLAGMTGTAETEATEFHDIYSLNVAIIPTNEPCIRIDDNDVIFKSRREKYNAAINDIELAYKKGQPVLVGTVSVEASELLGRMLRRRNIPHNVLNAKYHQQEAEIVARAGIKGAVTIATNMAGRGTDIKLGEGVKDLGGLLVVGTERHESRRIDRQLRGRCSRQGDPGRSKFFISLEDDLMRLFANSGPMAKILQNSMEEGDPLEHSLLNRSIETAQKKVEQQNYSIRKRLLQYDDVLNKQREIIYGIRNEALRGESPSNTIFELVEEELAERVETEPNGVDGDLSGFVTWANSHFPIGLRDEDLFGVNSESAIDVVMSKVKEAYRLKKTAENEAALLHLERFILLNSIDGRWQEHLTEMEELRRSVSLRSYGQKDPLSEYKNEAYSYFEELIGMIRTQLCSKLFRTATNLVAIENVKTMLARQAVARGPGDVDLSGPVGQSRGQKEISLPKVAVKRAVPKVGRNEPCPCGSGKKYKQCCGR; encoded by the coding sequence ATGTTATCATCAATTTTTAAAAAATTCGCCGGCCGCTCCAACGTAAAGTGGCTCAAGTCTTGCCAGCCATTTGTTGAGAAAATCAATGAACTAGAGCTGAGCTATCAATCTCTCAGTGAAGAAGAATTAAAAGGGCACACGGAAAAGTTTCGTGAACGTTTCAAGAATGGTGAAACACTAGAAGACCTTATACCTGAGGCGTTTGCCACGGTCAAAAATGCGGCCCGAAGACTGGTTGGATCAAAAAGTCTTGTGATGGGGCAGGAAATCCCTTGGGAGATGGTGCACTACGATGTACAGCTAATTGGAGGAATGGCCCTTCACCAAGGGCGTATCGCAGAAATGGCTACCGGTGAGGGGAAGACACTAGTGTCGACCCTTCCTCTCTACCTGAATGCCTTGTCATCTAGAAATGTACAATTGGTCACCGTTAACGAGTACCTCGCACAGCGGGATTCCGAATGGATGGGGCACTTGCTGAAGTACTTAGGACTCACGATTGGCTGTATTAAGAACCAAATGCCTCCTGACCAAAAGCGTGAGATGTATGGTTGTGACATTACCTACGGCACTGCATCGGAATTCGGGTTTGACTACCTTAGGGACAATGGGATGTCACACAGCAAAGAGGAGCAGGTTCAGCGCGATCACTTTTTTGTGATCATCGATGAAGTTGACTCCATTTTAATCGATGAGGCGAGAACCCCGCTCATTATTTCTGGCCCGGCCCCTATTCAACGTGAGCAGCCTTACACCAAAATGAAGGCCGGTATCCATCGATTGGTAACCAAACAAGTTGCATTGTGTAACAAACTTGCAACCGCGGCGAAAATTGAGCTCGACAAAGACGAAGAAACGGTGGCCAAGGAGGCTCAGGCTTTCCAGGAAGAGTCGGCCCGGATTGCCAAAGAAAATAAGGCTCTTGGAGCGAATGGAGAGCCTCTCTTGCCTCAACCGGAAGCGGCCGACCCTTTCGCAGATCTTTTGTTGGTGAAGCTAGGAACACCTAAGAATAAGACATTCTTGAGACTCATGGAGAATGGGGAGTATCGCCGTGAGTTCGACAAGTTTGATACGGAAATGCATGGAGACCTGAACAAGGATCGCATGTACAACCTCAAAGAAAAACTTTTCTATGTGATTGATGAAAAGCAGAGGCAAGCTGATCTGACTGAAAATGGTAGGAAGGAGCTACGGCCAGATGATCCCGACGCATTCATGTTGCCGGACCTCGCGACTCGATTCAGCGAACTCGATAAAGACTTATCTCTGTCGACGGAAGAAAAAGACGCCGTCAAACTATCTGAGCAGGAAAAACTAGAAGTAGTTGGAGAAGATATACACGCGATCAGCCAGTTGCTGAGAGCGTATTCGCTCTACGAGAAAGACGTCGAGTACGTAGTGCAAGACGGGAAGGTAGTGATCGTGGATGAGAATACGGGACGTATTATGCCTGGCCGGCGTTGGGGCGATGGACTGCATCAGGCGGTTGAAGCCAAGGAAAACGTGACGATAGAGAGAGAGTCGCGAACCTATGCCACTATAACAGTTCAGAATTACTTCCGATTGTATGACAAACTCGCAGGAATGACGGGTACAGCGGAAACGGAGGCGACTGAGTTTCATGACATCTATTCATTGAATGTCGCGATCATTCCCACAAACGAGCCCTGTATCCGGATTGACGATAACGATGTGATTTTCAAGTCGCGTCGTGAAAAGTACAATGCGGCGATAAACGATATCGAGTTAGCCTATAAGAAAGGGCAGCCCGTCCTTGTTGGGACGGTATCGGTTGAAGCTTCGGAATTATTAGGGCGGATGTTGAGGAGGCGGAACATCCCTCACAATGTTCTCAATGCGAAATACCATCAGCAGGAAGCAGAAATCGTTGCCCGTGCGGGGATTAAGGGGGCTGTCACAATCGCCACCAACATGGCGGGTCGAGGAACCGATATCAAGTTGGGTGAGGGCGTCAAGGATCTCGGTGGCCTTCTGGTGGTCGGGACGGAGCGGCACGAGTCCCGACGTATTGATCGTCAGCTTAGGGGCCGCTGTTCCCGTCAGGGCGACCCAGGGCGGTCGAAGTTCTTTATTTCTTTGGAGGATGATTTAATGCGCCTTTTTGCGAATTCAGGTCCCATGGCCAAAATTCTGCAAAATTCGATGGAAGAGGGTGACCCTCTGGAGCATTCTCTCTTGAATCGCTCTATTGAGACCGCCCAGAAAAAAGTCGAGCAGCAGAACTACTCGATTCGTAAGCGACTTCTTCAGTATGATGATGTATTAAATAAGCAGCGCGAAATTATTTACGGGATTCGCAACGAGGCCCTGCGAGGTGAGTCTCCCAGTAATACTATTTTTGAATTGGTTGAAGAAGAGCTAGCTGAGCGGGTGGAGACGGAGCCGAACGGAGTGGACGGCGACTTGAGCGGCTTTGTGACCTGGGCGAATTCGCATTTCCCGATTGGCTTGCGAGATGAGGATCTCTTTGGAGTGAACTCGGAATCCGCTATCGATGTGGTGATGAGTAAAGTCAAGGAGGCTTATCGCCTCAAAAAGACAGCGGAAAATGAGGCGGCTCTTCTGCACCTTGAGCGTTTTATACTGCTGAACTCGATAGATGGGCGCTGGCAGGAGCATCTCACCGAAATGGAAGAGCTTCGAAGGAGTGTTTCACTCAGGAGTTATGGACAAAAGGATCCGCTGAGTGAATACAAGAATGAAGCCTACAGCTATTTCGAGGAGTTGATCGGAATGATCCGAACCCAGCTCTGTTCGAAACTTTTCCGGACTGCGACCAATCTAGTCGCAATTGAAAACGTCAAGACCATGCTGGCTCGCCAGGCAGTGGCACGGGGGCCAGGTGACGTAGATCTATCTGGCCCAGTAGGTCAATCGAGGGGTCAGAAGGAAATTTCTCTACCCAAAGTAGCGGTGAAAAGGGCAGTGCCTAAAGTCGGTAGAAACGAGCCCTGTCCGTGCGGAAGTGGTAAAAAGTATAAGCAGTGTTGCGGGCGCTAG
- a CDS encoding class I SAM-dependent methyltransferase, which yields MPEKLGVDSKGIGKLHDDGRIYWASSILGGFRDKSVLELGPLEACHTAMLEKAGAHSILGVEANSEAFLRCLVVKELLDLKRARFKLGNFVGYLQEQEERFDVGIACGVLYHMKNPVELIELLSKKVRSLFVWTHYYDAELIGGNEVLRSKFSGSWVASHMGFDHRLHAYGYGEALDWKGFCGGGSESCNWMEKEEMLRAFDHFGFEWLGDKHESDHIHGPAVWLAFENRNL from the coding sequence ATGCCTGAAAAACTGGGCGTTGATTCAAAAGGAATCGGAAAGCTTCATGATGATGGCCGTATTTACTGGGCTTCCTCTATTCTTGGTGGCTTTCGCGACAAATCCGTCCTCGAACTTGGCCCGCTGGAAGCTTGTCACACTGCCATGCTTGAAAAGGCCGGAGCCCACTCGATTTTAGGAGTAGAAGCGAACTCAGAAGCCTTCCTTCGATGTCTGGTGGTGAAGGAGCTGCTTGATCTGAAGAGGGCCCGATTTAAGTTGGGGAACTTCGTGGGCTACCTGCAAGAGCAGGAAGAACGTTTTGATGTGGGAATTGCCTGTGGTGTCCTCTACCATATGAAGAATCCAGTTGAACTCATTGAGCTCTTGTCGAAAAAAGTAAGATCGTTGTTCGTATGGACCCACTATTATGACGCCGAGCTGATTGGAGGAAACGAAGTATTGCGAAGCAAGTTCTCAGGGAGCTGGGTTGCGAGCCACATGGGGTTTGATCACCGGCTGCATGCCTACGGTTACGGCGAAGCGTTGGACTGGAAAGGATTTTGCGGAGGAGGCAGCGAATCTTGCAATTGGATGGAGAAAGAGGAGATGCTAAGGGCTTTTGACCACTTCGGATTTGAGTGGTTAGGTGATAAACATGAGTCGGACCATATTCATGGCCCAGCGGTTTGGCTAGCGTTTGAAAACCGAAATCTCTAG
- a CDS encoding UDP-glucuronic acid decarboxylase family protein: MRILITGGAGFLGSHLADRLLEDGNEIICMDNLFTGSKRNIAHLVQNPNFEFLRHDVIDPFKLEVDQIYNLACPASPVHYQYNAIKTIKTSVMGAINCLGLAKRVNARVFQASTSEVYGDPEVHPQPESYWGSVNPIGIRSCYDEGKRCAETLFFDYHRQNGVDIRIVRIFNTYGPRMSPQDGRVVSNFIVQALRGEDITIFGDGSQTRSFCYYSDLIDGFVRLMEQDKLEGPVNIGNPGEFTMLELAEKVIHLTGTQSRIVYEALPEDDPKQRQPDIELARTELGWEPRVSLDEGLVETIDYFRSYLDS; this comes from the coding sequence ATGAGAATTCTAATTACAGGCGGGGCAGGTTTTCTTGGCAGTCATTTAGCGGATCGACTGCTTGAGGATGGGAACGAGATCATTTGCATGGACAACCTCTTTACGGGCTCGAAGAGGAATATCGCGCACCTGGTACAGAATCCGAACTTTGAATTTTTGCGGCACGACGTGATAGATCCCTTTAAACTAGAGGTGGATCAGATCTACAATTTGGCCTGTCCGGCGTCTCCCGTGCATTACCAGTATAATGCGATCAAGACGATTAAAACTTCAGTGATGGGAGCAATTAATTGCCTTGGCTTGGCGAAGCGAGTAAACGCCCGCGTGTTCCAGGCGTCCACTTCTGAGGTATATGGTGATCCAGAGGTTCATCCACAGCCGGAATCGTATTGGGGGAGCGTTAATCCGATTGGAATTCGGTCGTGCTATGACGAGGGCAAACGTTGTGCGGAAACTCTATTTTTCGACTATCACCGGCAAAACGGGGTCGATATTCGCATCGTACGCATCTTCAATACTTACGGGCCGCGAATGTCGCCGCAAGATGGTCGAGTGGTTTCAAATTTTATAGTACAGGCCCTCAGGGGCGAAGACATCACGATCTTCGGCGACGGTTCCCAGACCCGTTCGTTCTGCTACTACAGTGATTTGATCGACGGTTTCGTCCGTTTAATGGAGCAGGACAAACTGGAAGGACCTGTAAACATTGGGAACCCGGGTGAATTCACGATGCTTGAACTCGCTGAAAAAGTGATCCATCTGACGGGGACTCAGTCCAGAATCGTGTATGAAGCGTTGCCTGAGGATGACCCGAAACAGCGCCAGCCAGATATCGAACTCGCCAGGACGGAGTTAGGATGGGAGCCCAGAGTTTCCCTAGATGAGGGTTTGGTAGAAACGATCGACTATTTTAGGTCTTATTTGGATAGCTAG
- the tgt gene encoding tRNA guanosine(34) transglycosylase Tgt: MTDHFQLIATDAHSSARRGRLQTLHGNIETPIFMPVGTQGTVKGLTPKQLHEIDAQIILGNTYHLNLRPGSDLVRDFGGLHSFMGWNGPILTDSGGFQAFSLAKLSKISEEGIAFQSHLDGSKVFLGPQEVMSIQANLGSDIAMVIDECPPFPCEKQDCVKAVERTTRWARKCREVADDIGFLDSGRHVFAIAQGSTFEDLRRQSAEELSALEFSGYAIGGVSVGEPEPEMLHQVGVTIPFLPPEKPRYTMGLGTPPQMLKMIGLGVDMFDCVLPSRVARNGAFFTPFGMKNIRNAKFAKDPSPLVEGMDNYACANFSRAYLRHLTVAKEILSCTLLTIHNLYFYLDLIKQARDHIESGDFSSWSREWIEKYESGDRSEN; this comes from the coding sequence ATGACAGATCACTTTCAGCTAATCGCCACTGATGCACATTCATCCGCCCGTAGAGGAAGACTGCAAACATTACACGGAAATATCGAAACCCCGATCTTCATGCCGGTCGGAACGCAGGGTACCGTTAAAGGTCTGACGCCTAAACAGTTACATGAGATCGACGCTCAGATCATTCTAGGTAACACCTACCATCTAAACTTGCGGCCTGGTTCGGATTTGGTTCGAGACTTCGGTGGGCTCCACTCGTTTATGGGATGGAATGGGCCAATACTGACTGACAGTGGAGGGTTTCAAGCGTTTAGCTTGGCAAAGTTGAGCAAAATCAGCGAAGAGGGAATTGCGTTTCAGTCCCATTTAGATGGATCGAAAGTTTTTCTAGGACCGCAGGAGGTAATGTCCATTCAAGCGAATCTCGGGTCTGACATCGCTATGGTGATCGATGAATGTCCGCCTTTTCCCTGCGAGAAGCAAGATTGTGTGAAAGCGGTTGAGCGTACAACTCGATGGGCTCGAAAATGTCGTGAAGTTGCAGATGATATAGGTTTTCTCGACTCAGGACGCCACGTGTTTGCGATTGCTCAAGGTTCCACCTTTGAGGATTTGAGGCGTCAGTCTGCAGAAGAACTCTCTGCTCTAGAGTTTTCGGGCTATGCCATTGGAGGGGTCAGCGTTGGAGAGCCGGAGCCTGAGATGCTCCATCAAGTGGGAGTGACTATACCGTTTCTACCGCCAGAAAAGCCTCGCTATACGATGGGTCTAGGGACTCCTCCTCAGATGCTGAAGATGATTGGGCTTGGAGTGGACATGTTTGATTGCGTGCTGCCTTCTCGTGTTGCCAGAAACGGGGCGTTTTTCACACCTTTCGGAATGAAAAACATCCGGAATGCAAAATTTGCGAAAGATCCATCGCCATTGGTTGAAGGTATGGACAATTACGCTTGCGCAAACTTTAGCCGTGCTTACCTCCGGCACCTGACGGTTGCCAAAGAGATTCTGAGTTGTACCTTGCTGACAATTCACAACCTGTATTTCTATCTAGATTTAATCAAGCAGGCCAGAGATCACATTGAGAGCGGCGATTTTTCGTCATGGAGTCGCGAGTGGATTGAGAAATACGAATCCGGGGACCGATCTGAGAACTAG
- a CDS encoding anthranilate synthase component II: protein MLLVIDNYDSFTYNLVQYFGALGIEQRVFRNDKISVEEALALRPSQVLISPGPCTPNEAGNSISIIEAFADKVPILGVCLGHQSIGQYFGGNIVRADRLMHGKTSVVKHNGKGIFAGIPNEIRIARYHSLIIEREAFPDILQIVAETDEGEIMACHHRERPIWGLQFHPESIATQNGMDILKNFINL, encoded by the coding sequence ATGCTACTGGTCATCGACAACTACGACTCTTTCACGTACAATCTTGTCCAGTATTTTGGGGCTCTGGGGATCGAGCAACGGGTGTTTCGCAACGACAAGATTTCAGTTGAGGAAGCCTTGGCTTTACGACCTTCACAGGTACTTATTTCTCCTGGTCCCTGTACTCCAAATGAAGCTGGCAACAGTATTTCTATAATAGAAGCATTTGCCGACAAAGTACCCATTCTAGGGGTCTGTTTGGGTCATCAGTCGATCGGACAGTACTTCGGTGGCAACATAGTCCGGGCAGATCGGCTGATGCATGGAAAAACCTCCGTCGTTAAGCATAACGGAAAAGGGATCTTCGCAGGAATCCCCAATGAGATTAGAATCGCTCGATACCATTCCTTGATCATAGAACGGGAAGCCTTTCCGGATATTCTCCAAATCGTAGCCGAAACGGATGAAGGCGAGATTATGGCCTGCCACCATCGTGAGCGGCCCATTTGGGGCCTTCAATTCCACCCAGAATCAATCGCGACGCAAAACGGGATGGATATTTTGAAAAATTTCATCAACCTTTAA
- the nrdR gene encoding transcriptional regulator NrdR gives MRCPKCASTLDKVVDSRISKDGATIRRRRECMECGHRYSTIEEILRENLYVFKRDGRREGFDKIKIVNSLRRACQKRPVDAEQINILVEDMIDELENEFGMEIPSTAIGEKVLLNLKNIDPIAYVRFASVYKDFRNLEEFLDEIGSLSKQPIL, from the coding sequence ATGAGATGCCCAAAGTGCGCATCGACGCTCGACAAAGTTGTCGATTCCCGGATCAGCAAGGATGGGGCAACCATTCGACGACGACGTGAATGCATGGAATGTGGACACCGGTATTCTACGATCGAAGAAATTCTTCGCGAGAATCTGTACGTGTTCAAGCGAGATGGAAGACGTGAGGGATTCGACAAGATAAAGATAGTTAATAGCTTAAGGAGAGCTTGCCAGAAGCGCCCTGTTGACGCCGAACAGATCAATATTCTCGTCGAAGATATGATCGACGAGCTCGAAAACGAGTTTGGGATGGAAATTCCTTCCACTGCGATTGGAGAAAAAGTGCTATTGAATCTCAAGAATATTGACCCGATCGCTTACGTCCGATTCGCAAGTGTGTATAAAGACTTTCGCAATCTGGAAGAGTTCTTGGACGAGATTGGATCTCTGTCGAAACAACCCATTCTATGA
- a CDS encoding histidine triad nucleotide-binding protein codes for MSTERTLFQKISDREIPGNFEYEDDLCFAIRDIDPQAPTHVLVIPKVPIKRIGKAKLGDQSLLGHLLLTASKVADKLELEAGYRIVINNGPHGGEAVPHLHVHLLGGRQMAWPPG; via the coding sequence ATGTCCACTGAAAGAACCTTGTTTCAAAAAATCTCTGATCGAGAAATTCCTGGCAACTTCGAATACGAAGACGACCTCTGCTTCGCTATTCGTGATATCGATCCCCAAGCGCCAACACATGTGCTTGTAATACCCAAGGTCCCGATAAAACGAATCGGCAAAGCGAAGCTAGGCGATCAATCTCTCTTGGGACACTTGCTTCTAACTGCCAGCAAAGTCGCCGACAAGCTCGAACTTGAAGCAGGCTACAGAATTGTGATCAACAATGGTCCACATGGGGGAGAAGCCGTTCCTCATCTCCACGTTCATCTATTGGGAGGTCGCCAGATGGCCTGGCCTCCAGGCTGA